Proteins encoded within one genomic window of Anopheles gambiae chromosome 3, idAnoGambNW_F1_1, whole genome shotgun sequence:
- the LOC1278935 gene encoding dynein assembly factor with WD repeat domains 1, translating into MRLIKIYLRYYPPGIALNYQKKGIEGTKMIDLFDLTPSCDLQVLTKQIASTEPLITQEVFPQVTEILEKLQKKLKEPVKTKFYLFKTLQTHILPLTNVCFDKSGKKCITGSYDRTCRIWNVESGDEEKVLKGHENVVFSVAYNYPRCDRILTGSFDKTAKIWNPVSGNCINTLWGHTAEIVGAEFNPHQCELVATCSMDNTARVFHSETGQEIHLFADHSAEVISARFNKEGSLLLTASFDETATVWDMRAKEHAIVIRGHEAELSNAVWNFQCNLIATSSLDRTAKIWDLRRLDEPQATATHKDEVLDVAFNCTGTRLATGSADCTAKVWDVTGNFELVTIMAGHSDEVSKVTFSPPGGLLLTASADKTARIWNSGTGTCTQTLSGHDGEVFSCSFNYSGDAIITASKDNTCKIWR; encoded by the exons ATGAGATTGATAAAGATATACCTTCGATACTATCCACCAG GCATTGCGCTGAACTACCAGAAGAAAGGTATCGAAGGGACCAAAATGATAGATCTGTTTGATCTTACACCAAG CTGTGATCTCCAAGTGCTAACGAAGCAAATTGCCTCCACCGAACCACTCATTACGCAAGAAGTGTTCCCCCAGGTGACGGAAATATTGGAAAAGTTGCAGAAAAAGCTCAAAGAACCGGTCAAGACCAAGTTTTACCTGTTCAAAACGCTGCAAACGCACATCCTGCCACTGACGAATGTGTGCTTCGACAAATCGGGCAAAAA ATGCATTACCGGATCTTACGACCGTACCTGTCGCATCTGGAACGTGGAAAGCGGTGACGAAGAGAAGGTCCTTAAAGGGCATGAAAATGTCGTCTTCTCTGTAGCCTACAACTATCCCCGATG CGACCGGATACTTACAGGGTCATTTGACAAAACTGCCAAGATATGGAACCCCGTCTCGGGCAACTGTATCAACACACTCTGGGGTCATACGGCCGAAATTGTGGGCGCAGAGTTCAATCCCCACCAGTGTGAGCTGGTAGCAACGTGCAGCATGGACAATACGGCCCGCGTGTTTCACTCGGAAACGGGCCAGGAGATACATCTGTTTGCGGATCATTCGGCGGAAGTTATCTCGGCCCGGTTCAACAAGGAGGGTAGCCTGCTGCTCACCGCCTCGTTCGACGAAACGGCCACCGTGTGGGATATGCGAGCGAAGGA GCACGCCATCGTTATCCGTGGACATGAGGCCGAACTAAGTAACGCTGTCTGGAACTTCCAGTGCAATCTGATCGCTACCAGCTCCCTTGACCGGACGGCCAAGATATGGGATCTGCGTCGGTTGGATGAACCACAAGCCACGGCCACCCACAAGGATGAGGTGCTGGACGTTGCGTTCAACTGTACCGGCACACGGTTAGCGACGGGCAGTGCCGACTGTACCGCCAAGGTGTGGGATGTTACGGGCAATTTCGAGCTCGTTACGATCATGGCCGGCCATTCGGACGAAGTGTCTAAGGTGACGTTCAGCCCACCGGGTGGACTGCTGCTGACGGCATCGGCCGACAAAACGGCCCGCATTTGGAATTCGGGCACCGGTACCTGCACCCAGACACTGTCCGGGCACGATGGGGAAGTGTTTTCCTGCTCGTTCAACTACTCCGGCGACGCCATCATTACCGCGTCGAAGGACAACACGTGTAAGATATGGAGATGA